One Ranitomeya imitator isolate aRanImi1 chromosome 4, aRanImi1.pri, whole genome shotgun sequence genomic window, TAATCATGGTATTCTATGATGCTTTCGTTTAACAATTTGGGATAAAATAGAGAAAATTGATAAAGTTTGGTGTGTAAACTACAGTGTTCAAaactacagtactaaccactgcctATATATATGAATATGTGTTCTAGTGCGTTCATTGAAGCAAATTACTATCTGTATTTTGTGTTCTGTGTATTTCTGTATCCACTGCTGGGCGACTCTAATGTATTTTTATCTGGAACCAGGTATAGTAGCTTTTAAATATTATTTTAGGAGTTTCCTTTGGTTTTACCATCTGTCCTGATAGGTAAGGCATTTTTACATTTTCTTGCTATTTTTACCATGTGATAATAGAAATGatgcatatttttttttaacattttatgctTTGATTTGCCGTCCATTGTTCTGATAATGTTACAATATGGTAGATGATACACTGTAAGTTCTTTAATACTTCTTATTCTGTTGATCATATATTGAGGCCACAACTGGTCTCATCTCTTAGGAGAAGTCATTTTTTCATCACTATTTATTTTAAAGAAGCTCAGAATAAGTAGGTCACGGAGCTAAAGATGAGTAAATCTAGGAAGATTCAAATTCATAGATCCCTCTAATTTTGCAGTAAAATATAATTCTGCTCTGCTCGTTCTGTCGCTCTAACATTTCCTTAAGCAATCTTCACTAGGTGATAATATCTAAGCTCTACTTGGGGCCAAACACTCAAAGCCAAGTGATGTTTGTGGGAAAGGAGATGCAGAGACTTGGACGTCCAGACACGTAACGGGTGAAGTGAGTGCATAATTTTTAACAGCTTTTCTTAGTATAATTCAGCTTAATGGAGACCACCTGGCTGATATTTTGCTGAATCTGCCCAAATCATATTAAAAAATATTGAATTTTTGAGAATTTATGGTTTTCTAAAACTAAAATCAAATTCACTTCACCTCAAAGAGATTTGCTCATCTTTAATGTACACAGAAAAATAAACTTTTAAGAAACTTTCAATTGGTCCCTCATCTCATTGACCGgtagtcatagaatcatagaatgttagagttggaagagacctttaGGGtgatccaactccctgctcaatgcaggagtcactaagccATTTTTAGACAGATGTCTAtccggcctctgtttgaagacttccattgaaggagaactcacccccTCTCATGACAGCCTGTTCCAATCATTGATGATTGATGATTCACTGTCAGGAGATCCACGATGGCCGCAGACCTGCACGGACGAACATAAGAGCTCTCAGCATCCAGTCCCCTGGGGCTCCAGAAATTGCTTGATCGGCTAGCTCCGCAATCAAGATTTTCCATGCACTTCTACTTGAGCAAGACCCCCAGGACATTGAAAGAGTAAGAATCCATAGAACACTCCATCCTTAATCCAGACAAGGAGATCCGCCATGGTATGTTTTATGTCGATTTTTGAACTTTCGCACTAAAGACCTACTGTCAAAGCATGCCCGAGAATCACAGGACTTCAACTACGAGGGAACCCAACTTAATCTCTTTCAAGACCTATCAGCAATTACCCTGAAAAAGCGACGAATACTCAAACCGTTCACAGAGGCTGTGTTACAGAAGAACTTGCAATATCATTGGCTCTTCCCAATTGGAATACCAGCCACTACAGAGGATAAAAAACTTCAGACCAGGACATCAGCAGAACTCCGAGATATATGTAAAGCCCTGAACATCCCACTTGATCAATGTCCAGACCTTGAGGCTTTCCATGCAGCTtccatagtagggttgagcgaaacggttcagccattttcagaagtcgcagacttttggcaaagtcgggtttcatgaaacccgacccgacccctgtgtggggtcggccatgaggtcggcgatcttctgaatctggtatcggaattccgtcggtgacgtcgcggcttgtgattggtcgcatgagcggtcacatgggcggtcgcgcgaccaatcacaagccgcgacgtcatctaaggtccttcacgcgctgattctaaggaaggaaggctgccggttagtaccagggcgcgtcagagcgtaagtatagcaatattttttattttaattctttattttacacttaaatatggatcccagggcctgaaggagagtttcctctccttcagaccctgggaaccatagtatcccattgcactgcattggatttcgtgtttcggccgaccccgaccccgacttttctataggatcggccgatttcactcgacccgactcttgagaaagtcgggtttcgtgaaacctgacccgatcctataaaagtaaaagtcgcacaACCCTATTCCATAGTGCAGCCTGTACCTCTTCCAGTACCTTGGCACTTCACTTCAACGCCTAAATCACAAAGAACCAAACACAAAGCATCAAAGCCAACCCCTTCCAAAGATCAGGTCACTTGAGTAATCGCTCTCATCACTCTCGTTGGAATCACTCACTCTTGCTGTTGAAGTTCCAAACAATTTAGCGTTACCTGTTCATCAGCGAGCAACAGTTCCCTTTAGGATTGTTTGAATAGATACTCCCTTCTACTCTCTGGTTAGGGATTTGCATGTTGGTTATATAATTAACATTTTATCCTTACTGGTGTTGTGATAACTTGAATTTTTGAAATTACCTTCCCTAAAAGACTGGCAGCCACAGACTCTTTTCAGTCTTCTAATCACTATAGTTGTACACTTAGTTATGTACCATGCTATGATGCCTACTAAGTACATGTTTTCTTTTTCTAGACCCTTCATAACTGTTACCCCTTCTTCCTTGCTCTCCTTTATCCTTTCCCTCCTTCTCCCACAAGCACCTTGAGATAAATATAGCCGAACAGCAAAGATAAGATTTCCACCTCCAAATGGCTAACACCCAAAAAGTATTTAAAGTTGCCACATCAAAGACGAAAGGATTCAACTCCCCGACTTCCAGATACCAAACACTCTCACACTTTACAAAGAAAGGAATGGATGTAATGCTCCAAGAAACACATTTCAAAGCAGATAAATAACCGTCTTTTGAAAAATCATATTATGATAGGTGGTTTCACGCTACCTCCCCTCTAGCAAAATCCAAGGAGGTTTCTATAGCCATAGCTAGGGGGATTCCCTTTCTTTTACATGATTTACAGGCAGGCCATGACGGCCGCTGTCTATTAGTTTAGGGTCTAATGGCAGGTAGCGTGATCACCATTTGTAGTCTCTACGCACCGAATAAAAGACATTTAAAATTGTTATTATCAGTGTTAAGAAAACATCAGGGACTTTAGAGAGGGCACATTGATTATAGGAGGGGACTTCAATGTAGCCCTGGAACCAGCAATtgatacaacaacaaaaaaaaaagagtgcaATCTCATTGAGAGATCTGGCTAGGATTAAAGCAGTGCTTCAGTCTCTGATCATGGTTGACTGTGGCTGTACATGCACCCATCCGAATGAGACTTTACATACTTCTCATGCCCACATAATTCTTATCATTGGATAGATTGCCAGATCACTATTACCAAATATTGGGCAAACAGAGATTTCTCCTTCTCTTTTCTCAGACCATTCCATTGTATCAGTTGACTTAACTCTTACCAGGCCATACTCCCTCTGTAGTTCGTGGCAACTAAATTAATCATTACTAGATACTCCTGCATTTAAGACCCATGTAACTAGGGCCTTATCATAGTACATTGGTCTCAACAGCACAGTAGGAATAACACACCAAATGCTTTGGGAGGTGCACAAAGTCGTAATTCCAGAATTTATCTCTATCACTTCATTTTtaaatagataaaaaaaagaaaaccagaACCTTCCATGAAGAAATAATAAACATAGAATCCCAACACAAAACAAAACACTAGTGAAGCAAAAACTTGCAGAATTGGTGACAAAACGACAACAACTAAATGATCTACTCATGGTACAATCATTTAAATTTATGCGTCATGGAAAACGTATATTTGTCCATGGCGATAGAGCTTCCAAACTAACCATGCCAATAATCAGGAAAAGACAAGCACGGACGTTTATCCACTCCAGTACAACCAGATCTGATAACATAATCCAGAACTATTCTCAAATAGAAACAGAGTTGTTACAATATTATAAAAACCTCTATCATTTACGCCCAACCGAAATAAAACAGGAGAGAGTCCAAAGGAGTCAAGATATCAGAACATTTTTGGGGATCTTAAATATTCCCAAGTTGACTGCTCTACAACAACAACTCACTAAACCATTCTCCCTCAGAGAACTCCAGTCTGCCCTATTGGGCTGTCCAAAAGGGAAGTCTCCCAGACCAGATGGACTTCTGGCCTTTTATTACAAATCCTTTCCCTCAGTCCTACTCCCTCATCTTCTCAACATGTGCAACTCACTGTTGAAGGGTGATGAAGCTCCACTCCAGTTCTTAGAGGCCAGGATCTTGCTGATATTTAAAGTAGGCAAAGATCCACAGCAGTGCGGTAGGTGTAGATCGATCTCATTGCTTAATACGGATCTAAAATTGAATGCAAGAATGCTGCCTAACAGAATTGCACATCTGCTGCCTCTAATTATCTTCAAAACACAATCTGGTTTTGTGAGAGGGAGAGATGGGAGATCTAATGCTTATAGAATTCTACACCTAATACAATACGCAAAATCTCGCAAATTACCATAAGTACGTTTGGGTATAGATGCTgaaaaagcctttgacagggtAGACGGGACGTTCCTTGAGGAGACATTAGCTAAATTTTGCTTTCCCCACTCAGTCACAACAGCTATAATGGGTATGTACACAGGCACTTCGGCGAAGATCAGACTTAATGGGTCTTTAACGGACCTATTCCAAATTTATAATGGAGCGAAACAAGGCTGTCCACTGTCCCATCTTTTGTTTGTAATGGCAGCATGGCCTCTCCTACAGGCCATTCAGCAGTGTCCCGAGATCGAAGGCATACAGATAAGTGATGATCATTATAAAACTGTGGCCTTCACAGACGATCTTTTGATTGTGCTATCACAGCCACTGAGGGGACTCCCAGCCTTAATGGATATTCTGGACAGATATGGCAGCCTTTCTAATTTCAAAATAAACACAACCAAGTCCGAGGAACTGAGTCTGGGCTTGCCTAGAGGAACCACGGACAAACTCAAACTCAAATAATCCTTTGCCTGGCAGTCTAGATGCATTTCATATATAGGCATTAAAACAGGGAAGACGGACAAGGATCTCTCTTCACTCTTAATATCAATCTGGAATCTACAAATGCTTATATGTGCTCATGGAAAGACCCGTTTCTTTCCTGGATGGGAAGGGAAAATATCTTCTAGTCTAATGTTACCCAAATTTATATACATATTCTACATGCTCCCCATTCTAATCCCCTCCTCCTTCCTAGCAAAAATCCATTCATTTTCTTTAATTATATTTTGCAAAAATACAAACCCCGTATAAATTCTAAAACTCTAATTTTACCGAAAGATATGGGTGGAATGGGGGCCCCAGATATGGCAAAATACTATCAAGCGGAGCAACTCACTGGAACAGTAGACTGGATCAGGGGCACGGTAGATAAACAGTGGGTCAATGTAGAAGAATACATGTCCCCACTTACTTTGTGGTCCCACTTGTTAGGACACGCCTATACAAGAGTTTCGCCTTGTTTCATTACTACACACACGCAAACCACAATTAATATTTTGAAAGTACATGTAGTGTTCTAGCAACCCCCGATTTCCCACTAACAAAAATCACTGGCCTACTAGATATCACCCCCCAACAAGCGGACAAAATACTGGTTGATCAGCTCTTCGTGGACGGCACACTTCTCCCACTACATGAAATGCGCAAACTTCCAGGACTCTCGGGTCTTACATTCCAACAGCATGGGACACTCGCCTCTCTTATTCACCGAGAGGAACACCAAGTGGATCGGGATATGCCTCTAAAACCTTATGAAGTCCTTTGTGCCAGAGCTAAGCCTCACACCAAAACTCTTTCAGTAATATACCAATTACTACTCAAAACTAAAACGGCCATATTTATCACAGTGGGAAAAAGACTTGGTTATTTCCTTTTCTGAAACGCAGGTAAAACATATCTATAGGGAATCCCACGGTTCTTCACATTGCTTCACATTCAAAAGGATTCCATTAAAATAATAACTAGGTGGTATATCATCCCTAAACAAATTCATAGATGACAACGAACCTCGCCGGATATATGTGGAAGGTGTGGAAAGGATGACGGAAGTTATTTTCACATATGGTGGTCCTTGCCAAGCCCTTCAGGTATTTTGGAAGAAAATAGCCATGACTATCAAAGAGGTTCTGGGCAAACGAATCATTTTAACGCCAGAGACTGCACTATTAAACTTCCCAATATGGCTGGACAATAAGAGAACAACTAAACTGGCAGAATCAATCCTCGCAGCAGGGAGATCCTTGACTCTCAGTTGTTGGCACTCTTCTCTAATACCCACTATTCAGCAACTTTATCTTAAAATTGACCAAGTCTGCCATACAGCAGAATTAGAAGCCTGTGTGAACCACAACAGGAATAAATTCCAAGAAGCTTGGCAGCCTTGGATCCGTTTCAGAAACCAATTATCATTTTACTCAACAattgcatcctttttttttttttttaaccaatcaaatTTTTATTGTAGAAAAGCTTTACAATTATAACATAGAGAAAAACAGGGAAAGGGGAATTAAGAGGGGAATACCACCATTGATAATTTACAGAAGTGTGGTAACAATAGTAATACCTGAGATTCGCATGAGTACATTATTATTAAACATAAGGCAATACTTCTAACTTGAAGGCCTAGGCAGGAGAGCGCTGGGTAATGACATCAGAGGAGAGGTAATCCAAGGGTCCCACCAGGTGAGGACCTTATTCTTTTTGGAAAGGGAGCCAGCAGTGATCAGTTCATAGCTTAAGTGTAGGTTGACTCTCGCAATTAGTTCAGTTTTGGAGGGAACTATAAGGGATTTCCAATATTTTGTGATACAGTATCTCGCTGCAATAAGGATGTTAGAGATTATAGGTTGGAGGGGTTTGGGGAGGGACAAAAGCGAAATCCCCAAAACAGCTAATGGGCCAGTTAAGTCGAAAGGAAGATGGGCGACCTCTGATAAAGTGGATTCGACCTGACGCCAAAACACTTGAAGACGCGGACAATCCCACCAGACATAACAATTGCATCCTAATCATACACTAAATGCGTCTCCCAAGGTGCTTACTTCCTCCCCCTCGTCTCTTCTCTTTCCCCTTATCATGCACCTCCTTCCCTTGTTCCTCTACGCCGCTCTCCCTGTCCCGTTCATCTTTCCTATAATTCTATCGTTATTGTTTTTCATTTCCCAGTTGTATCTCAAGAACCTCACTCACTGTTGATTTGACTTAGTTCTGCATAGTTGTAATGAATTCTAGAGAAGAACTATGTCAGCTCTTAAAAGGCCAAATAAACTTTTGAAGACTTGTTAAATGAACCTCGGCATTAAAGAAATATTCCATGATCTTATGGTTGCTGATTATTGTTtctctattttttttctctctgagAAACACCAGATCCTATGTAACACGTCAGTCCTGGAGTGTTAGTTATACATGGTTCCTATTTTTCCCCTCACCTTTCCTATTTGCTAGATTTTTATCATTACTGTTTTATGTTAGGCATATCATTgtaatttgtaaaaaataaaaaaaataaagattattaaagattattaattTCTTATttagttttgcaataaaaagaacattgaaagatcaccttcactgtcaaaaagttctTTCTAATacgtaatctgtatcttctccctttcagtttccttcGATTACTTCTCATGTTTCAATGTGcctatgagaataaggatgatccctctactcagtgacagcccttcagatatttgtagacacatATTTAGTCTCTTCTTGGCCTTCTTTTTTGTTAaagttaaacattcccagattAGTCATTTGGGGGTCAGATATCTAGTGAGTTTGACTTATCATAAAGTTCTAAAAAAGGAGTAGAAATTATTATATCAATGTTGGGTTCAACATCATAATGTCTGCATCTTATCATGTTTAGTCTAATATTGAAACATCAGTACCATAAAGTCTATAGGATCAAGAGACAGGAAAACAATGATATGAAAAGAGAAATTATAGGAACAGAAGattgaaaaaaagttatttttgtttTATGTAACAGGTTGTAACTTCACCAGTCTACATGGAGAACAGGACGATGGTTACTGATTTCATCCTCTTAGGATTTCAAGTCAGCGGAGATTTAAGACTTTTCCTCTTTAGTTTATTCTTTGTAGCTTATTGTTTGATATTATGTGGGAATCTCCTGATCATCACCCTGGTGTCCACCAGCAAGAACCTCCACACTCCAATGTACTTCTTCATCTCACAACTCTCCATCGGTGACATTTTATTGACCATGATCATTGTTCCCAGTATGTTATACATTCTAATGAATAATGGGGGGACCATTGCCTTTCCCAATTGCGTCGCCCAATTGTATTTCTTCTGTTCCTCAGAAACATTTGAAGGTTTTCTTCTCGCTGTGATGTCCTATGATAGATACATAGCCATCTGTAATCCTCTCCGTTACACCTCTATCATGACAAGTGGGTATTGCGTGATATTGACCGTCTTCTGTTGGTTATTTGGATTTTCCTTTAACTTGATATATACAATTACAACATCGCAACTAAACTTTTGTGGTTCAAATATCATTGACCATTTATTCTGCGACCTTGTTCCTCTTCTAGAACTTGCCTGTTCAGACATTTCTATTGTCCATTTGGAGATTTATGTAGTAGGCATTCCAAATATATTAACCCCAATCACAATAATTATAGTTTCATATAGTTATATTGTCTTAACAATCGTAAGGATCCCATCCAGTAACGGTagacagaaagccttctccacctgtagctccCACCTCACTGTGGTCTCCATATTCTACGGGACTATATTCAGTGTTTATGTTATACCTACAAAACAATCAGTCACCACCAACAAAATCCAATCCCTGCTATATACTGTGCTGACTCCACTGATCAACCCCATTATATACAGTCTGAGAAATACAGACATCAGAAAAGCCGTACAGGAAACATTTATGCTTGTGAAATAGAAATTTTTCACGATCAATTTTAAATATAatccactaaaaaaaaaacaataaaaacatttgCAGAAAGTTGTGTCAGTCATAAATCTATTTTTTCGTCTTCCCCTGacaaaggcagacgccgaaacgcgcgtcggggttcggcacatcccagggacgttcatcccattcagcaggtaatactaggtggcttctttttgacctctactccaatttttttattttgtttttttgggcatttttgtttttctttttgttgtttgcttgcccgctgggtgctttatagctcactggtcactatgactaatatactatataccggccggatttagcgccagtagtttgcaccaatatttattatcagcatctctattcagtctcctttttgccaccaacTAATTAAGTTTGCACATGTACtttataagtatataaagggacaatacaaatatctcgctgaagatctgtttataccaaggaaggtgacgggcacaagggggcattctttgcgtctgcaggagagaaggtttttccaccaacatagaagaggattctttactgttagggcagtgagaatctggaattgcttgcctgaggaggtggtgatggcgaactcagccgAGGGGTTCAAGTGAGgcctatacatggttattagatctcatcatgtgtatccagacctcttttaatgcaccccatgatcctgtttgccttggcagctgctgcctggcactggctgctccaggtaagtttatcattaactaggatccccaagtccttctccctgtcagatttacccagtggtttcccgttcagtgtgtaatggtgatattgattccttcttcccatgtgtataaccttacatttatcattgttaaacctcatctgccacctttcagcccaagtttccaacttatccagatcaatctgtagcagaatgctatcttctcttgtattaactgctttacatagttttgtatcatctgcaaatattgatattttactgtgtaaaccttctaccagatcattaatgaatatgaatgccccgtcgctatagagtccctaaaaataagaaataatggtttatctattacattacttagttctcttagtactcgtgggtgtatgccatccggacccggagatttatctattttaatcttatttagccggtttcgcacctcttcttgggttagattggtgacccttaatatagggttttcagtgtttcttgggatttcacctagcatttcattttccaccgtgaataccgtggagaagaaggtgtttaatatgttagctttttcctcgtcatctacaaccattctttcctcactattttttaaggggcctacattttcagtttttattcttttactattgatatagttgaagaacagtttgggattagttttactctccttagcaatgtgcttctctgtttcctttttggcagctttaattagttttttagataaagtatttttctccctatagttttttagagcttcaatggtgccatcctgctttagtagtgcaaatgctttctttttactgttaattgcctgtcttacttctttgtttagccacattgggtttttcctatttctagtccttttattcccacaaggtataaacctttaatattacactgcatttggcctactagttgtgttggggcctactaacggtgtctgccgctccttgctgttctcctggtttcctgtcctgagcttctatcttcaggctctcattaagtagtttttaatataacactgcatttggccaactagtttggttggggcctactaacggtgtcatgCAGCATTTAGAAGCCAGGGAGAGAGAGCTGCCATCGCAATGGAtctattgttgccatggtgacccaaggaCACCATGACGACCCCTGAGTCACATTGGGCTAGGAATCTTGATAGACCACATATGTAGCATAGTCAAAGGGGCTTCTGTCAGTGCAGTACTGATATCTATAATGCAATGCTTTATAACTGCGATCAGACTGTAAAAAGTGGCAGTCCCACaaaaggacaaagtaaaaaagtaaaaataaagaaagttagttttttaaaaataacaaagtaagaaaaataatagaaaaatatatattgcctataaattagttttttttgtgtaaaaacataaaaataaaaaaaggacaaGTATTTGATATCTCTGTGTCCAGAACGaccataaaactgtcacactagctaACCCTttgagtgaacaccataaaaagaaCAAATAGACAATggacaaaaaactatgctttttctttttcaaaaagtggaataaaagttgatcaaaaagacaaatataaataaaaatggtatcaataaaacatcATCATGTCCCACATAAAAACAAGCCGTCATACAGCctaatcaatggaaaaataaaaaagttatagctctcagaataaagcgatgcaaaaataataattttttaataaaatatttttactgtgtaaaagcgccaaaacataaaaaaaattatatcaatgtggtatgtaatcgtactgaccagaagaataaagttgcctcatCAATTTTATTACATGTGGAACGGCATAAAATAAAAATCTTAATTTGATGGTTTTTGTTAAATCGGCCTCCTAAAAAGTCACAAAGATAAAGCAGTGAAAAATCATTAGAAGCCCAACAAATGGTGCCAATaaagacgtcaactcgtcccgcaaaaaaatgagcATTCACATGAGtgttggcagaaatatggaaaaattatagctctcaaaagatggtgattagtgttgagcgataccttccgatactcaaaggtatcggtatcagattgtatcggccgatatccaaaaaatatcggatatcaccgataccgatacccaataccaatgcaaatcaatgagacacaagtatcggaagctatcctggatggttcccagggtctaaaggagaagaaactctccttcaggccctgggatccatattcatgtaaaaaataaagaataaaaataaaaaatatggcaatactcacccctccggcgaaccctggctgtcaccgctgcgagcgcttgcctccgttcctaagaatgcaaagagtgaaggaccttcgatgaagttgcagtcacctgactgctcacgtgaccgcgacgtcatcgaaggtccttcactctctgcattcttaaggacggaggcggaccctcgcagcggtgacagccagggttcgtcggaggggtgagtatagccatattttttatttttattctttattttttacattaatatggatcccagggcctgaaggagagttatcggaattccgatacagcaaatatcggccgatacccgatatttgcagtatcggaatgctcaacactaatggtgattCAAAAATTAGTTTTGCAATAATAAGCATCTTTTAGCGATGTTATATGACAGGGTGAGCGAGCCCTAAATGTTGGTGTGGCTTTTCCTACA contains:
- the LOC138674852 gene encoding olfactory receptor 1J4-like, translating into MENRTMVTDFILLGFQVSGDLRLFLFSLFFVAYCLILCGNLLIITLVSTSKNLHTPMYFFISQLSIGDILLTMIIVPSMLYILMNNGGTIAFPNCVAQLYFFCSSETFEGFLLAVMSYDRYIAICNPLRYTSIMTSGYCVILTVFCWLFGFSFNLIYTITTSQLNFCGSNIIDHLFCDLVPLLELACSDISIVHLEIYVVGIPNILTPITIIIVSYSYIVLTIVRIPSSNGRQKAFSTCSSHLTVVSIFYGTIFSVYVIPTKQSVTTNKIQSLLYTVLTPLINPIIYSLRNTDIRKAVQETFMLVK